A single window of candidate division WOR-3 bacterium DNA harbors:
- a CDS encoding GAF domain-containing protein — protein sequence MTGVKNKIDIYTIIEEIERSNYAVIYKVKDNKGSLRVLKIARANKLEFNELISREFQILSQFKHPNIVKVYDYNIDEQGRYYSVLEYVPGKAINKLFHTFSEEFIAAILQTLHGLSAFHNNGFIHCDLKPEHILYVQEEKKVVLIDFGFAGTQTELKEFAGTVGYMAPEVAAGIGVDQRSDLYSLGAIIYETLSGERVGAEYKSIKQVPYEINGMIKRLLSKEPAFRPTIPELYQILSGYFKTTRLKKIPYKVQLPQTVFVEIPDIIEKLLSTIGTAVIIIGDTGAGKTRLLHEMKYKYLMQGYSVLYYTPGKTISFLECIQNFVGGKTIDLSSKEEKFQIFEEINQNLKKFAENKTVIIMVDEMNKLSDYELALFRYIGYGIYNCNILLLGTSETSERIKQLGFPSLRLRPFSINETAQLLEKTFFSLEPTEKDIPPSRFTQWLQKQSGGAPLFIVEILKNLFEKKILSYSKNRWQIDMESLDKVKITRIENLLKSRFKTVAPNEKEILKLLSLIQHPIETNVIKEFVGDNIDVAIEHLRTAGLLQEGTKKEQRIIYIPNQILIQTINTTLTREEKNRLSRRLIKVFETTLSTTKEYIPVLTVLCDTLNDKTRTFKYAMKAAEQAAKIYDYGSALNHYRIAMKYVKSVQPDMYPEILIRIAEINQITGNGKLAADYFKEALNFKSKKYKYLGYAGLGRICSSTEKYRDAVALLKKALKFIPDKNSEDYIKTANRLAYSLIFSNRFKEAKGILNQSLTTTEKLKNNELLAETMYYQVVYEWSKEHIDKGIEKAQALLNFTKKHNLLKNYAYAANLLFMFYQHKNEKNLMTEYLDEAIKTFKKLSLTNALLSALNNKIYFYYTQFDLSKAKALSQDIFLRAKQTNNSMMEIKALSILADISELKGKFDEAIELIRNSLKIKPNLPETVFTIIVIYCKKGELKPAKILFQERFSEKNNIYYYFAAALIKLLDNKNSEAKKMLQRGVELLKSEKLVLYNRREIYLYLIGSFYELREFKKSLQYSKKLIKIAAPGSRCALLAQIFTKLINYRLSNREIPDITEETEILKRAGCLYDYAYVKRLGIEVIIEKEDIDSIDLQKTVKELDEISEIFKSLNAVVELRKSQALQKQIQPIIYRDYSRKRISTEYLKVFSKLAELISLKLGEENFAEELLDLIIQATNAERGAFFLRTPTGKMEFIAGRHLDKTTIKDAGEVSKTAIKEMNKNRIVFTRDALADPDFNIRHSVKLNKIRSILCIPLAISENVVGALYLDSRFKGVLFDQEDKDFLLTVARILASVIEKSRAFQKLSEENILLKNRMVEEIGSGYLMAKSKAMKNVHRMAEKIARTNSPVLILGETGSGKGMLAQFIHLKSKRKNKKFLTINCGTIPETLLESELFGHKKGAFTGAVADKKGLLEEAQGGTIFLDEITNTTLGFQAKLLEAIEDKIIRRVGETQVRKIDVRFLFATNKDIEIEVEENRFRRDLYYRINVFCIELPPLRERVNDIPVLARLFLKKFSREMNKNIKDFTPEAMQKMKEYMWPGNVRELQNVIERAVVITKGEFITYRDIGLGKISGIEVVPIKEIKKEAIIEALNTTEWNVKKAAEILGINRRTIQRYIKKYNIKQSS from the coding sequence ATGACAGGGGTGAAGAATAAAATAGATATTTACACGATAATTGAAGAAATAGAAAGAAGTAATTATGCAGTAATATATAAGGTAAAAGACAACAAAGGTTCACTACGGGTTTTAAAAATCGCGCGTGCGAATAAACTGGAGTTCAACGAACTCATTTCCCGTGAATTCCAGATTCTCTCACAGTTCAAACATCCCAACATCGTAAAGGTATATGACTATAATATCGATGAACAAGGAAGATATTATTCCGTCCTTGAATACGTCCCTGGTAAGGCGATAAACAAACTCTTCCATACCTTTTCCGAAGAATTCATCGCCGCAATACTCCAGACACTCCACGGACTCAGCGCTTTTCACAACAACGGATTCATCCATTGTGATCTGAAGCCGGAGCACATCCTTTACGTTCAAGAAGAAAAGAAAGTGGTGCTCATCGATTTCGGCTTCGCTGGCACCCAGACGGAACTTAAGGAATTCGCAGGGACTGTCGGCTATATGGCGCCGGAAGTCGCCGCCGGCATCGGCGTGGACCAGCGGAGCGACCTTTACTCCCTTGGTGCGATCATCTATGAAACACTATCCGGGGAAAGAGTAGGGGCTGAATATAAATCCATTAAACAGGTTCCTTACGAAATAAATGGTATGATAAAACGTCTCCTTTCAAAAGAACCGGCGTTCAGACCGACAATTCCGGAATTATATCAGATTCTTTCCGGATATTTTAAAACCACCCGGCTGAAGAAAATTCCTTATAAAGTACAATTACCCCAGACCGTCTTCGTCGAGATTCCTGATATCATCGAAAAATTGCTCTCAACCATCGGAACCGCGGTCATCATCATCGGCGACACCGGAGCCGGAAAGACCCGTCTTCTCCATGAAATGAAATATAAATATTTAATGCAGGGATATTCAGTATTATATTACACCCCGGGAAAAACAATCAGTTTTCTGGAATGTATTCAGAACTTTGTCGGTGGGAAAACCATCGACCTCTCTTCAAAAGAAGAAAAATTCCAGATCTTTGAAGAGATAAATCAGAATTTGAAAAAATTTGCGGAAAACAAAACCGTGATAATTATGGTCGATGAAATGAATAAACTATCCGACTATGAACTCGCTCTGTTCCGTTACATCGGTTATGGAATATATAATTGCAATATCCTGTTGCTCGGCACGTCGGAAACAAGTGAACGGATAAAACAACTCGGGTTCCCGTCGCTGCGTCTGCGGCCCTTTTCGATAAATGAAACCGCTCAACTGTTGGAGAAAACATTCTTCTCGCTCGAACCGACAGAAAAGGACATTCCTCCTTCCCGTTTCACGCAGTGGTTGCAAAAACAGAGCGGCGGTGCACCGCTCTTTATCGTCGAGATTTTGAAAAATCTATTTGAAAAGAAGATTCTCAGTTATTCCAAAAACAGATGGCAGATCGACATGGAATCACTGGATAAAGTAAAAATCACCCGCATCGAGAATTTGTTGAAGAGCAGATTCAAAACAGTGGCTCCGAACGAGAAGGAAATATTGAAACTCCTTTCACTCATTCAACATCCCATTGAAACGAATGTAATAAAAGAATTTGTGGGTGATAATATCGATGTCGCGATTGAACACTTGAGAACTGCAGGACTGCTTCAGGAAGGCACCAAAAAAGAGCAGAGAATCATATATATCCCAAACCAGATTTTAATTCAAACGATCAACACCACCTTAACCAGGGAAGAAAAAAATCGTCTATCCCGAAGACTGATCAAGGTCTTTGAAACGACCCTTTCCACCACCAAAGAATATATCCCTGTTCTAACGGTGTTGTGCGATACCTTGAATGATAAAACCAGAACATTCAAGTATGCCATGAAGGCTGCAGAGCAGGCGGCCAAGATTTATGACTATGGTTCTGCCTTGAATCACTACCGTATCGCGATGAAATATGTAAAATCTGTACAACCGGATATGTACCCGGAAATTTTAATAAGGATTGCGGAGATCAACCAAATCACCGGCAACGGTAAACTTGCCGCCGACTATTTCAAAGAAGCATTAAATTTTAAGTCAAAAAAATATAAATATCTGGGCTATGCTGGTCTGGGAAGAATATGTTCATCAACCGAGAAATATCGTGATGCAGTGGCTTTATTGAAAAAAGCCCTTAAGTTCATTCCAGACAAAAACAGCGAAGATTATATAAAAACCGCAAACCGACTCGCTTATTCCCTGATCTTTTCCAATCGGTTCAAAGAAGCGAAGGGTATTCTGAATCAATCGCTGACAACAACAGAAAAGCTTAAAAACAATGAATTGCTCGCCGAGACAATGTATTACCAGGTGGTCTATGAATGGTCAAAAGAGCATATTGATAAAGGAATAGAAAAAGCTCAAGCCCTCTTGAACTTCACCAAAAAACATAATCTTCTAAAGAATTATGCATATGCCGCAAATCTTCTGTTTATGTTCTATCAACACAAGAATGAAAAAAATTTGATGACCGAATACCTGGATGAAGCAATCAAAACCTTCAAAAAATTGAGTCTGACCAACGCCCTTTTAAGTGCATTGAACAATAAAATATATTTTTATTACACCCAGTTCGACCTTTCCAAGGCAAAAGCACTTTCCCAGGATATATTTCTGCGTGCCAAACAGACCAATAATTCCATGATGGAGATAAAGGCGTTATCGATCCTCGCCGACATCAGCGAATTAAAGGGAAAGTTTGATGAAGCAATAGAATTAATACGGAACTCCTTGAAGATAAAACCAAACCTTCCTGAAACAGTCTTCACCATCATCGTCATCTATTGTAAAAAGGGCGAGCTTAAGCCGGCAAAGATACTGTTCCAGGAAAGATTTTCTGAAAAAAACAATATCTATTATTATTTTGCAGCGGCGTTAATTAAACTCCTGGACAATAAAAATAGTGAAGCGAAAAAAATGTTACAACGCGGTGTCGAGTTGTTGAAAAGTGAAAAGCTTGTGCTGTACAACAGACGGGAAATTTACCTCTATCTTATCGGCTCTTTTTATGAACTGAGGGAATTTAAAAAGTCTCTTCAGTATTCAAAAAAATTGATAAAGATTGCAGCCCCTGGTTCCCGCTGCGCACTCCTGGCTCAGATTTTTACAAAACTGATCAATTACCGTCTCTCAAACAGGGAAATACCTGATATTACTGAAGAAACCGAAATATTAAAAAGAGCAGGATGCCTTTATGACTACGCCTATGTAAAACGGCTGGGAATCGAGGTAATTATAGAAAAAGAAGATATAGATTCGATCGATTTACAGAAAACAGTCAAAGAATTGGACGAAATCTCTGAAATCTTTAAATCATTAAACGCCGTGGTCGAACTCCGGAAAAGTCAGGCACTCCAGAAACAGATACAACCGATTATTTACCGGGATTATTCGAGAAAGAGAATCTCGACAGAATATCTTAAAGTATTTTCAAAACTCGCTGAATTAATCAGCCTGAAGCTGGGTGAAGAGAATTTTGCTGAAGAACTTCTCGACCTCATAATTCAGGCGACCAATGCTGAACGCGGCGCCTTTTTCCTCAGAACTCCTACCGGAAAAATGGAGTTCATCGCCGGAAGGCATCTGGATAAAACAACAATCAAAGACGCCGGCGAGGTGTCAAAAACCGCCATCAAAGAGATGAATAAGAATCGGATCGTCTTCACCAGAGACGCCCTTGCTGACCCTGACTTCAATATCAGACATAGTGTGAAGCTCAACAAGATTCGTTCGATTCTGTGTATACCACTGGCGATATCTGAGAATGTCGTCGGCGCGCTCTATCTCGACTCCCGTTTTAAAGGCGTCTTATTTGACCAGGAAGATAAGGACTTTCTTCTCACGGTAGCCAGGATTCTCGCCTCGGTAATCGAAAAATCACGCGCCTTCCAGAAACTCTCTGAAGAGAATATCTTGTTGAAAAACAGAATGGTGGAAGAAATCGGCAGTGGTTATCTGATGGCGAAATCAAAGGCAATGAAGAATGTCCACCGTATGGCTGAAAAGATCGCCCGTACAAATTCACCGGTGCTCATTCTCGGTGAAACCGGTAGTGGTAAAGGAATGCTCGCCCAGTTCATCCATCTGAAGAGTAAAAGAAAAAATAAAAAATTCCTGACCATAAATTGCGGTACTATTCCGGAAACCCTTCTGGAGTCCGAACTCTTCGGCCATAAAAAAGGTGCTTTTACAGGTGCTGTCGCCGACAAAAAGGGATTATTAGAAGAAGCCCAGGGTGGAACGATCTTCCTTGACGAAATAACCAACACTACTCTGGGGTTCCAGGCAAAACTCCTTGAGGCGATTGAAGACAAAATAATCAGACGCGTCGGCGAAACCCAGGTCCGCAAGATTGACGTAAGATTCTTATTCGCCACAAATAAAGATATCGAAATTGAAGTTGAGGAAAACAGATTCAGAAGAGACCTCTACTATAGAATAAATGTTTTCTGCATTGAGTTGCCGCCTCTGCGGGAAAGAGTCAATGATATTCCGGTCCTTGCCCGACTCTTCCTGAAAAAATTCAGCAGAGAGATGAATAAAAACATCAAGGACTTCACGCCGGAAGCGATGCAAAAGATGAAAGAGTATATGTGGCCCGGTAATGTCAGGGAATTACAGAACGTGATAGAACGCGCCGTTGTGATTACTAAGGGAGAGTTCATCACCTACCGTGACATCGGACTGGGAAAGATCTCTGGAATTGAAGTCGTCCCGATTAAAGAGATAAAAAAAGAGGCGATTATTGAAGCCCTGAATACCACAGAATGGAATGTCAAGAAAGCTGCTGAAATACTCGGCATAAACCGCCGAACAATCCAAAGATATATAAAGAAGTATAATATCAAACAATCATCCTGA
- a CDS encoding Fic/DOC family protein: MPNQKQIKNQIVIYKPRGGDIEVEVKLEKETIWLTLNQIAYLFGVQKAAISKHIKNIFTSGELNKNSTVSKMETVRMEGKRRIKRTLTYFNLDIIIAVGYRVNSFRATQFRIWATKVLRKYLLKGYVVNKKRLISSQDRFSRLQETIKLLEQKITHPLLVGQQKEILNFLSVYANTLTLLNEYDEEKIKKVKGTKAKFRLSYSKTKKLISQLKSKLIAKNEAGDIFGQEYKGKLDAIIKNIYQTFDRKKLYSTIEDKAANLLYFVIKDHPFVDGNKRIGAMLFVYFLEKSNYLYRKNGERKFNDNALTALCLLIAVSNPREKNKMIEITKNLIAE, encoded by the coding sequence TGGAGATATTGAAGTTGAAGTGAAATTAGAGAAAGAGACTATTTGGCTTACTTTGAACCAAATTGCTTACCTTTTTGGTGTTCAGAAAGCAGCTATATCAAAACATATCAAGAATATATTTACCTCTGGTGAACTTAATAAGAATTCAACTGTTTCCAAAATGGAAACAGTTCGAATGGAAGGAAAGAGAAGAATAAAAAGGACTTTAACTTATTTTAACCTCGATATAATCATCGCTGTCGGCTATAGGGTCAATTCTTTCAGAGCTACGCAGTTTAGGATCTGGGCGACAAAAGTGCTAAGGAAATATCTTTTAAAAGGATATGTGGTTAATAAGAAAAGGCTTATTTCATCTCAAGATAGATTCAGTCGGCTCCAGGAGACAATAAAACTACTTGAGCAAAAGATCACTCATCCTCTTCTTGTTGGACAACAAAAAGAAATACTAAACTTTCTTTCTGTTTACGCCAACACATTAACATTATTAAATGAATATGATGAGGAAAAAATAAAGAAAGTAAAAGGCACTAAAGCTAAATTCCGACTTTCTTATTCAAAAACAAAGAAACTAATTTCTCAACTGAAAAGCAAACTTATTGCTAAAAATGAAGCAGGCGATATTTTTGGACAGGAATATAAAGGTAAACTTGACGCAATTATTAAAAATATTTATCAGACTTTTGATAGAAAAAAGCTCTATTCAACCATTGAAGATAAGGCAGCCAATCTTTTATATTTTGTTATAAAAGACCATCCTTTTGTTGATGGTAATAAAAGAATAGGTGCAATGCTTTTTGTCTATTTTCTGGAAAAATCAAATTATCTTTATAGAAAAAATGGCGAGAGAAAGTTTAATGATAATGCCTTAACAGCTCTGTGTCTTTTAATTGCTGTAAGCAATCCCAGAGAGAAGAATAAAATGATAGAAATTACTAAAAATTTAATTGCTGAATAA